The Clostridia bacterium genome segment AAATGTTTGGAATGGACAAACTGAGCCCAAACCGCGTTGCATCGCGGTTTGGGGTTACCCGAAGGCGTACAAAGGTACGTCGAGAGGCGAAGTTTGTTCATAGCAAAAACGCATTTATCAAAAGAAAACACGCAAAATTTTGCGTGTTTTCTTCATTTCGTGTCTTTCTCGTAAGTTTGCACAAACTTTGTTCGCCTTTATACTCGCGTTTTTGCGATCCGGACTTTTTTTACATTCCCTTTTTATTTTGTTTTCGCCATTCTCTGGGTGTTAGTCCTGTTTCTTTTTTAAAGCATTTGGAAAAATAGCCACGGTCTTCAAAGCCAGATAGGGTTGCCACCTCTGTTATTCCTGCATCCGTCGTTTTTAAAATGTGTTTTGCGGTCTTTATACGATAAAAATTAATGTATTCGGGCAGGCTTTTTCCCGTTTCTTTTTTAAACATATGTGCCACATAGGAACGACTGCAGAAAAACTTGTTACAAATATCTTCTGTGGTGATTTTTTTCAGAAAATTCCATCGACAGTGTTCTAAAATTTTTTCAGAGAGCGGTGTGCTCGGCTCGTTCTTGATTTTATCTTCGTAGGATAAGAGCTCTATCATGCTGAGAAGCGGATAAATCAATACATCCACGTCTTCTTTCGACGGAATATTTGTTTCAAGGGTTGAATAGGTTGTTTGCGTTACACGTCTGTCCAGACCGTACACTTTTTCAAGTTTATCAATATATTCGCTTTTATTTTCAGCAGCATAACCGCTTACACATAAAATTCCATCTGTTTTGCCGTTTATGGTCACGGGATAAACATACTCAAACACACCCGCGTGGCATACACCTGAAAAAGCGCCTGATTTCCGTACTTTTGATACCGCCTTACGCTGACATTCCAGACATTTGTTATGCACTTCATTGTTGTTTTGAGAGATATAAACACAATATGCCCCCTCATGTTCGCGAAAAGCACCCATTATTCTCAGAATACATGATGCGGGTGCCATATGAAAATGAATGGAAACAGAAAATCCAATCTTTTCTTTTAAATAGTGTATATAATTCAAAATTCTTTGCGCGGTTTGCATTTTTCTCCTTTACATGCACAATCATCATCTTTCTGTGCATTATCTTCCTTTTCATTTGGATTAAATCATGTTATAATAGTATTATAAAATACAAAAATGCACAAGTCAAGAGCCTTGTGCACAATTTTACACATTTTTTCAAGGAGGACAAAAAATGAAAAAAACAATTGCGTACCTGGTTATGGTTTGCTTGTTACTTTCCTGCATTCCCGCTTATGCGGCGGAAGCCACTGTAACCAGACCATCTGTAGGGTCACAGACCTTCACCACCGATTCTCTTCCCGGAGAAATTATCATTCCTTACGGTGAACAAACCGGCGAATGGAGAACATCGAGTGCAATCAAAGGCTACAACGGCGGTAAGCACATTTACAGTGCAACAGCAGGTTGCTCGGTAACTTACCCCATTACAGGTATTTCTGCCGGCAACTACGAGCTGTATTTCTGGACTATGCCTCACTCCAAAAGCTCTTCCGAAACCGTTTTAGATATTCAACACAACGGAAAAGTTTCTAAAGCGGCTGTTTACAGCAAAACAAACGGTGAAGAATTAGCACCCGGTTGGGTTTCCATGGGTGTTTACGATTTTGCAGGCAAAGGCGATGAAAAAGCATTACAGATTTCCAACAGCATGTCCGACCGCGCTTCTGCCATTCGTTTAGTTCCCACTAAAAAGGATTTACAGGCAGGCAACCAGCCTGTTGAAGAACGTGTAGAGGTATCCAAGCCCGCTCCCGAAACACCGGCAACACCCGGCAAGACAGATGGGTCTGCCACTTCTCTTACCCCTGCAATTCACACTTTTACTACCGAAAAATTTGCAAATGAAATTGTAACGATTGTAACTGAGCAGGTAGGTGGCTGGAGAGCATCTAATGCCGTTAAGGCTTACTCCGGCAAATCCGTATACTCCCAGACATCCGGTGACTATTTAACGTATGTGCCCAAAGGTTTAACGAAGGGCAATTATGAAGTATACTACTGGGCTATGCCTCACAAAAACAATGAGGCGGAAACTGTAATTGATATTTATCATAATGGACAGAAATCTCAAGCTGCGGTTTACACCCATGGTGACGCAGAAACCTATGCCTCCGGCTGGGTATCCATTGGTATTTACGATTTTGCAGGCACAGAGGACGAAAAGATTATGCAGATTTGCAACGGCGATACCGTTCGTGCAAATGCAGTTAAATTTGTTCCCACCTCTGCTGCTGTAAAACCGGGTCTTACCCCCACAAGTGCAAAGGATGTGGAGCTTAACACCCCCACCGAACCTGTTGTTCCCGAAACGCCTGCAGGCGTGATTGATGCAAATGCACAAACCGCACCCGTTCCTGCTTTTTCAGTTGCTGCTAAGGCAAAAGGCATCCCTACGGGTTCTGTTGGTGAATGCGTAATGAGCGAAAATTGGAAATCCTCTACTGCAGCTTCCTCACCCATGGTTCGTGCATCTATGACTTTTTATGTACAAAACAGCACAGATGCGGACACTATTTTGTACAAGCCGCAGTTAACCACCCCCGGAAAAGTACGTATTTCGGTATACGGTGTATTTTATAAAGCGGGCGATTTGACAAATGATGTGCGTTATGATGTGTTCTCCGCAGGCAAAACCGATGAAAAACACATTGACTTTTCAAAACTTTCCGAAAGCAAATGGATTGTTTTAGGCACCTATGATTTTTCGGGCAACGCGGATGAATATGTAAAGCTGATCTGCACCGGTGCAACCGGAAACGTGCGAGCATCTACCATAATGTTTGAGTACTTAAACGATGCAGGCGATGCAGTAACTTCCACACACTTTGTGACCCCTGATGTGGACTTAAACAAAGTTAAAGAAGAAAAGCTTGCTACCCTCGCCCCCTTGAACAAATTTACTGACATGGTAAGCCATTGGGCACACTATGATGTGGAATACATGGCAAACGAAGGTTTAATATCGGGCGTTGGCGAAGGCTTATTTGATCCCGAAGCGCAGATCACAAGAGCTGAATATGTAACCATTTTGGACAGAGCACTCGGCTACGAACTGATTACCGGTGAATCTTACGCAGATGTTCCTGCTTCCGAATGGTATGCAACCTATGTGGCAACCGCAAAAGCAAACGGATTGTTAAACGGCTTGCCCACAGACGTTGGCTTTAAACCCGAACAACCTATTACCCGTGAGGAAATGGCACTCTTTACTTACAATGCCATCAAGCAGATTGGTAAAAACGACGAATGGCTTTCCGATATGGCTGATGGCTGGGCAAGCTTTACCGACACCGATTCCGTTTCCCCCTGGGCAAAAGAAGCTTTGCAGTACTTAATCAAGACCGGCATCATCAAGGGTACCTCCGAAACCACCGTTTCTGCTCTGGAAAACGCAACAAGAGCACAGGGTGCGGTTATCTTGAAGAGATTTATGCAGATGTTTGTATGGGCAGGACCGCCGACAGACGAAGAATGGGTTTTAACCTTTAACGACGAATTTAACGGTGATTCTGTTGACTGGTCTGTATGGATATCGCAGGCAAGCACTGCCTCTAACGGCATTTCCAGATGGCCCGAAAATGTAATTGTAAAAGACGGTGCGGTACACCTTGAAATACAGCAGCGCGATGATATTCCAAGAGGCTGGACTTCCGGTAATATCTGGGTACGTCCCGAAGTATTCCGTCAGAGCTACGGTTACTGGGAAGCAAGATATAAAATTACTGATATCCCCCTTGCAAACAACTCCTTCTGGACCCACTCCGGTCTGGTAAAATTACCTGAAGTAACTGATGATACTTTAAAATACGAGCAGGACATCAACGAAGGTAAATATCCGAATATCGTAGATGTAACCTATCATCACTACAAGAATGGTCACGAAAAAGACCACGTTCGCTACGAAGCACAGTATGACCTTTCGGCAGACTATCATGTATATGCTATGGAATGGGATAAAGACGAAATGATTTTCTATTTTGACGGCAAAGAAGTTATGCGTTGCCCCACTTTAGACCATGTTCCCGTTTATCCGCTTTTATCCTCTGCTATCATGGTAAATTGCGGTGAAATGCGCAACTATCCGGCAGACGGTAAAGCACAGATTGTAGACTATGTTCGCATCTGGCAAAGACCTGCCGATGCAGAAAATCCGCAAATCACCATGTTTGGTGAGGTTGTGGAAGGCTTAGGACCTGCAGAGGCTTACCCGACAAAAACTGCTGAACAATAAATTACAAAACGGGTCGCTACATGCGACCCGTTCTATCCTTAAGGAGGAAATTCAATGAAAAAATGTATAGCATTTTTGGTATTGCTTTGTCTGCTTCTGGCATGCATTCCTGTTTTTGCAGACGAAGCACCTGTTGATGACGGCATGATTCACGATCCCCTCTCCGGTTATGTTTCGGTTAAGGGGAACTGGACATTCAGTTCCCGATTAAAGGGACCCATGGCGGATGCACCCCACTCCATGTGGATTGCAGGCGCAGGTGAAGAGGCAACCGTTACCTACTACCCCGGCATTACAAAAGCGGGCAATGTGCGTGTTCAACTTTATCTTTTATACTGGAACAAATACCAGACCACCGATGTTTTGTATGAAGTGCATCACAACGGCAAAGTAGACAGTTTCCATATTGACTTGTCTGCAGTAGAAAAAGATGGCTGGCGTGACATCGGTACCTTTGATTTTTCAGGCAATCCCGAAGAGGAATTTGTACGTTTAATATGCCAGGGCGTTGGT includes the following:
- a CDS encoding helix-turn-helix transcriptional regulator, giving the protein MQTAQRILNYIHYLKEKIGFSVSIHFHMAPASCILRIMGAFREHEGAYCVYISQNNNEVHNKCLECQRKAVSKVRKSGAFSGVCHAGVFEYVYPVTINGKTDGILCVSGYAAENKSEYIDKLEKVYGLDRRVTQTTYSTLETNIPSKEDVDVLIYPLLSMIELLSYEDKIKNEPSTPLSEKILEHCRWNFLKKITTEDICNKFFCSRSYVAHMFKKETGKSLPEYINFYRIKTAKHILKTTDAGITEVATLSGFEDRGYFSKCFKKETGLTPREWRKQNKKGM
- a CDS encoding S-layer homology domain-containing protein, with amino-acid sequence MKKTIAYLVMVCLLLSCIPAYAAEATVTRPSVGSQTFTTDSLPGEIIIPYGEQTGEWRTSSAIKGYNGGKHIYSATAGCSVTYPITGISAGNYELYFWTMPHSKSSSETVLDIQHNGKVSKAAVYSKTNGEELAPGWVSMGVYDFAGKGDEKALQISNSMSDRASAIRLVPTKKDLQAGNQPVEERVEVSKPAPETPATPGKTDGSATSLTPAIHTFTTEKFANEIVTIVTEQVGGWRASNAVKAYSGKSVYSQTSGDYLTYVPKGLTKGNYEVYYWAMPHKNNEAETVIDIYHNGQKSQAAVYTHGDAETYASGWVSIGIYDFAGTEDEKIMQICNGDTVRANAVKFVPTSAAVKPGLTPTSAKDVELNTPTEPVVPETPAGVIDANAQTAPVPAFSVAAKAKGIPTGSVGECVMSENWKSSTAASSPMVRASMTFYVQNSTDADTILYKPQLTTPGKVRISVYGVFYKAGDLTNDVRYDVFSAGKTDEKHIDFSKLSESKWIVLGTYDFSGNADEYVKLICTGATGNVRASTIMFEYLNDAGDAVTSTHFVTPDVDLNKVKEEKLATLAPLNKFTDMVSHWAHYDVEYMANEGLISGVGEGLFDPEAQITRAEYVTILDRALGYELITGESYADVPASEWYATYVATAKANGLLNGLPTDVGFKPEQPITREEMALFTYNAIKQIGKNDEWLSDMADGWASFTDTDSVSPWAKEALQYLIKTGIIKGTSETTVSALENATRAQGAVILKRFMQMFVWAGPPTDEEWVLTFNDEFNGDSVDWSVWISQASTASNGISRWPENVIVKDGAVHLEIQQRDDIPRGWTSGNIWVRPEVFRQSYGYWEARYKITDIPLANNSFWTHSGLVKLPEVTDDTLKYEQDINEGKYPNIVDVTYHHYKNGHEKDHVRYEAQYDLSADYHVYAMEWDKDEMIFYFDGKEVMRCPTLDHVPVYPLLSSAIMVNCGEMRNYPADGKAQIVDYVRIWQRPADAENPQITMFGEVVEGLGPAEAYPTKTAEQ